From Haemorhous mexicanus isolate bHaeMex1 chromosome 1, bHaeMex1.pri, whole genome shotgun sequence, one genomic window encodes:
- the FIGNL1 gene encoding fidgetin-like protein 1 translates to MEAPSPSAAHLSEWQESSFAVTSGTCTPGQKADGFRAKMLRIQYAWANSEISQLCAASLFKKYAEKYSAIIDSGNAETGLNNYAENILTLAKCQQSDSDKWQSALTTDNVFELKCVRERMRAGKIFQSSQMAPTDARVRADKGVSAPAAPALPKLHVFGGTGETELTAASAKCASQGPELLGHLSSSKSLQSSVPPVTRTADTLPAASASLGKQVLPGFQATPLFGSKEATNSSSLKMPGNCYDGQNSSLFNQSALSAWSANSGKRKAFYGLADEGSTAVPSLAPCQASISTETNGFSGQRNRNEESSAPGFKTAKEQLWVDQQKKSQNQRAPVSSYGGVKKSLGAGRSRGPFGKFVPPVPKQDGSENGGAQCKPHVGESTDPLLPVDERLKNIEPKMVELIMHEIMDHGPPVSWDDIAGVEFAKATIKEIVVWPMLRPDIFTGLRGPPKGILLFGPPGTGKTLIGKCIACQSGATFFSISASSLTSKWVGEGEKMVRALFAVARCQQPAVIFIDEIDSLLSQRGEGEHESSRRIKTEFLVQLDGATTSSEDRILVVGATNRPQEIDEAARRRLVKRLYIPLPEGSARKQIVTRLMAKEHCSLNEEEIKLIVQKTDGFSGADMTQLCREASLGPIRSLQSMDIATITPEQVRPISFLDFESALRTVRPSVSPKDLELYETWNQTFGCGR, encoded by the coding sequence GCGGCACACCTGAGTGAGTGGCAGGAAAGTTCCTTTGCTGTCACCTCTGGCACCTGCACGCCTGGGCAGAAGGCAGATGGGTTCCGTGCCAAGATGCTGCGCATTCAGTATGCATGGGCAAACTCCGAgatctcccagctctgtgctgccagcctgtTCAAGAAGTACGCAGAGAAATACTCTGCCATTATTGACTCTGGCAACGCAGAGACTGGCTTGAATAACTATGCGGAAAAcattttgactttggcaaaatGTCAGCAAAGTGACAGTGACAAGTGGCAATCTGCCTTGACAACAGATAATGTGTTTGAATTGAAGTGTGTGCGAGAGAGGATGCGGGCTGGCAAAATTTTCCAGAGCTCTCAGATGGCACCGACAGATGCCCGTGTACGAGCTGATAAAGGGGTCAGCGCCCCcgctgctccagctcttcctAAACTCCATGTCTTCGGCGGTACCGGGGAGACTGAGCTCACTGCTGCCTCAGCAAAATGTGCAAGTCAGGGACCAGAGCTTCTTGGGCATCTCTCATCTTCCAAGTCCCTTCAAAGCAGTGTGCCTCCTGTGACCAGAACTGCAGACACACTTCCTGCCGCTTCAGCCTCCTTAGGCAAACAGGTTCTTCCAGGTTTCCAGGCAACTCCGCTCTTTGGAAGTAAAGAAGCCACTAACAGTAGTTCTCTGAAAATGCCAGGTAACTGTTATGATGGACAAAATTCCTCTCTTTTCAACCAGTCAGCTTTATCTGCCTGGTCTGCAAattctgggaaaagaaaagcattctATGGTCTGGCTGAtgaaggcagcacagctgtTCCTAGCCTTGCTCCATGTCAGGCCTCCATTTCTACAGAAACTAATGGTTTTTCAgggcagagaaacagaaatgaagagAGCAGTGCTCCTGGGTTTAAAACTGCAAAGGAACAGCTGTGGGTGGATCAGCAAAAGAAATCTCAAAACCAGCGTGCTCCAGTTTCATCATATGGAGGCGTAAAAAAGTCCCTGGGTGCAGGCAGGTCTCGGGGTCCGTTTGGCAAGTTTGTGCCTCCAGTTCCGAAACAAGATGGAAGTGAAAATGGAGGAGCACAGTGTAAGCCTCATGTAGGGGAATCAACAGACCCGTTGCTGCCTGTGGATGAACGGCTGAAAAACATAGAACCAAAAATGGTTGAACTCATCATGCACGAGATCATGGATCACGGGCCTCCGGTCAGCTGGGATGACATTGCTGGAGTGGAGTTTGCCAAAGCTACCATAAAAGAAATAGTGGTGTGGCCCATGCTGAGACCAGACATCTTCACCGGCTTGCGTGGTCCTCCCAAAGGAATTCTGCTCTTTGGCCCCCCTGGGACTGGCAAGACCCTCATAGGCAAGTGCATCGCATGCCAGTCTGGAGCAACTTTTTTTAGCATCAGTGCCTCCTCTCTGACTTCCAAGTGGGTGGGTGAGGGGGAGAAGATGGTCCGTGCGCTGTTCGCTGTGGCgcgctgccagcagccagccgTGATTTTCATCGACGAGATCGATTCCCTGTTGTCCCAGCGCGGAGAGGGGGAGCACGAGTCGTCCAGGAgaataaaaactgaatttctggTGCAGTTAGATGGGGCAACAACCTCCTCTGAAGATCGGATCCTGGTGGTTGGAGCAACAAATCGACCCCAGGAAATCGATGAAGCTGCCCGAAGGAGACTGGTGAAGAGACTGTACATCCCTCTCCCAGAAGGCTCCGCCAGGAAGCAGATTGTCACCCGGCTGATGGCAAAGGAGCACTGCTCTCTGAATGAAGAGGAAATCAAACTCATAGTCCAGAAGACCGATGGGTTTTCTGGAGCAGACATGACACAGCTCTGTCGGGAAGCTTCCCTGGGCCCCATCCGCAGTCTGCAGTCCATGGACATTGCAACCATCACGCCGGAGCAGGTACGGCCCATCTCTTTCCTGGACTTTGAGAGTGCCCTGAGGACAGTGCGGCCCAGCGTGTCCCCCAAGGACCTGGAGCTCTATGAAACCTGGAACCAGACGTTTGGCTGCGGCAGATGA